A single window of Microbispora hainanensis DNA harbors:
- a CDS encoding TetR family transcriptional regulator produces MSPGASRPGEPLRRRPSQRRSARRVERMLDACAELLDEGGYDALTTTRVAERAGVAIGSVYQFFPDKRALSQALTRRNVELFVARVGRRFMMEDYTGWWDAVDAIIDEYVEMHRSVPGFRSLHFGEVFDLDLLDSVSDNNTVIAGRLRALLFAEFGLADSEDLDRAILVAVEAGDAVLKLAFRHDPHGDPGIVAEAKQLVRGYLSRQLASAVSRRG; encoded by the coding sequence ATGTCGCCGGGCGCGTCGCGTCCCGGTGAGCCGTTGCGGCGGCGTCCGTCGCAGCGTCGCAGCGCCCGCCGCGTCGAGCGGATGCTCGACGCGTGCGCCGAGCTGCTCGACGAGGGAGGGTATGACGCGCTGACGACCACCCGGGTGGCCGAGCGTGCCGGAGTGGCGATCGGCTCGGTCTACCAGTTCTTCCCGGACAAGCGGGCGCTCAGCCAGGCCCTGACGCGGCGCAACGTCGAGCTGTTCGTCGCGCGGGTCGGGCGTCGCTTCATGATGGAGGACTACACCGGCTGGTGGGACGCCGTCGACGCCATCATCGACGAGTACGTCGAGATGCACCGCAGCGTGCCGGGGTTCCGCTCGCTGCACTTCGGCGAGGTCTTCGACCTTGATCTTCTCGACTCCGTGTCCGACAACAACACCGTGATCGCCGGACGGCTGCGCGCGTTGTTGTTCGCCGAATTCGGACTGGCAGACAGCGAGGATTTGGATCGTGCCATTCTCGTCGCCGTCGAGGCCGGGGACGCGGTGCTGAAGCTCGCCTTCCGGCACGACCCGCACGGCGACCCCGGAATCGTGGCCGAGGCCAAACAGCTCGTCCGCGGTTATCTGTCCCGCCAGCTCGCCTCCGCCGTCTCACGGCGCGGCTGA